Genomic DNA from Cloacibacillus sp.:
CGCTGCGCACAAGCGGTATCTTTTCCTGCGAGATTCTGCGCATCTCCGTCTCTATCTTTGAGAGGTCGTCCTCAGATATCGGCTGCGGGAAACGTATGTCGTAATAAAAGCCGTCTTTGATGGCGGGGCCGATTCCAAATTTTGCCTCAGGGTAGAGGCGAAGCACGGCGTGCGCAAGAAGATGCGCCGTCGAATGGCGAAGCAGCGCAAGCCCTTCCTCCGTATCGGGGAAAAGCGGGTCTATCTCCGTGTCCGCGGTAAAGACTCTGTCGCAGTCTGTGAGTTCTCCGTCCACCTTTGCCCCTATAGCCTTCTTCAAATGCCATTGCTCAAGGAGCTGGCGTATCGAAGCGCTCTCCGCCTCGTAACTTTTTCCATCTGTTGTTGTAAAACGTGCCATAGATATTCCTCCTTAAAAATAAAAAGCCGCCCCCTGATGTCACTCAGGAGGCGGAAAATTTCCGCGGTTCCACTCCAATTCGGTTCCCTGCGGGAACCCTTGAACGCGCTGTAAAGGGCGCAGCCCTGACGTCTTATCTCCTGCGAGCTTCGGCGTCCGCTCCGGGGCGGTATTCGATCGGACGGTACGGAAACCTTTCAGCGCCGCTTTCACGGGATTTCCTCTCTGTCTTATGATTTTTCCGTTCTACTCTTCCCCATCATCGCGCATGTCGCATATAAATCAACATCTGCGTTTATACCGCTCTGAAACACTTTTGTCAAGTAAAAACGCAAAGCTTGCACGCTTTGCTTTATTGGGCGGATAGCGAAGTTATGAGCTGCGTCACAGCGATGCTGCCGTTATCCGCAGTGTTGTTCCTCGTAATTTTTATGCTGCCTTTGCGAGCCGCGCCGCTTTGGTTCTCCATAACAGATATGTAGAGCTGTCCGCCATTTTGTGTAACGCTGAGCCATTCTGAGCCGGCCGTCACTGCAGCAGTCCATGCTCCCTGTGAGCCGATCCGAACGATTTTGCTTTCTGGCGCGTTGCCAAATGAAACATTATTATTCTCTATTGCCAAAAGCGGCGGTTTGGGGAAGTTGACGGTTAGCGTCGTGCCTTCTCCCGTTTTAGTAATTATACGGGGTGAGATGGATCCCGAATTTCTCGTAATTACCGATTCAGCGGTCGGTATGAAGTTCACATTGAACGATTCGTACTTTGTTCTTTCTGACGTGGGCACTGACCATATCCACATATTGGTAGGAGTAAAGGTGGTGTGGCCAAGCACGGCGCCGTCGTATAGGCGCTGCCATTTGCCAGCGCGTCCGTTCTGCCTCGCGGCGGTAAAATCATAGCTCCAGTTGAGCACAGTGCCGCTGTTGTTAAGTCCGCTTAGGCTCGGCTCGACATCCTTCGTGTTAAACGTTTCCGTGTCAGAACAACTGTATCCGAAAGAGAGCGAGCCTGAAAGATTCCATCCTCCACCGTTCGCAGATGTATATCCTCCGCTCATTCCTCCGCCAACGTTCCACCCCATTGTTGATGTCGTCGTATTGTCATGATTAGACGCCGTAGGAGAAGGGTTCCTTTCTATTGCTAAACCGATGGGTACAGCGTTGAAGGTGTTCTTCATTTCATACTTCTTGATATAATTATCCGCTACTTCCCCCTGAAAGACACGATAAGTTTTGCCATCAAGCCTGCACGTGTATTTCCAACCGGCCCATTTCTTCACATAGTTGCCAGAACTGTCGAGAATGCCGCGCTGCTCAATATAGTAATAATCAGTGCCGCCAGTCGCTGAACTTTCATCTTCAAACTTGTGGCAGGCAACGATGTAATTGTTCACTAAGAATGATTTTCCAAACTCATTGTTGCTGAGAGTCATTTTATATTGTTTGGCCAGGGTTATCAGATTTTTCTTTGCATCAAATTGTGCTTTATCGGATGCGCTCTTGAAACTGGCATTTGTCTCTGTAGAAGGCTCGCCTACATCGAGGTCGTCTCCGTCTCCGAGTAACAGCCAGTTTTTGAGGTTCACAATGCCTGTCATCAGGTTTGGTGAGGACACTCCAGTATCATCACTGGATATCTCGGTCTCAATGTCATAACTCACAACAATGTCTTCGCTGACGGCGTATCCAATTTTGCCGTCCGAAAGCCCCAGGCAAGATACCACAGAACCGTCTGTCATCGTTATTTTTATTGGCGCTTGTGTTACGTCTGCGGCTTTTCCCGCCCCCAGCAATTCGTCTCCACTGATAACTTCGTACAAATCGCCTGATCTAACGGCAAATATACCAGACGAAACAACTGACGCTTCCCCATCAAAGCTATCACTATCCTGCTGGTGACAGAAGAAATGAGAATCTCCGTCTTTTTCCAGTTCCACTCCAAAAAACAACGTGTCAGCAGGCAGCTCGGTAAGCAACGCCTCCTCGTCTGGCATTCCAAGAATAGAGACAAGCCTCGCCGCATCCCCGGATGCAGGCGACATTAGGATGACAGAACCGTTGCTTGTGCAGTTTTCTTTTATTGTCTGCGCAACGGAGTCTCCTGAGGATATTTTTTCCATCTCTTTTGGCGCAATAAGCAAAGTGCCTCCACTGTGGAAGACATCTTTATGATATGGGACACAGACGAGATCGGCAGAAGCAAAGAGCTCCGTGTACCCATCCGGAAGTTCCCCAATGACATAGACGCTGGCCCCTTTCGCGCTGTTTTCACTCGATCCGCCGCCGCAGCCTCCTGATAAGAAAAGGGCGAATACCAATAAGAATAATACAAGCGTACCTTTTGCGTTTTTAAGAAATCCGGACATTTAAACATACCACCTTTCTTTTACGCCATAGTTTGGTAATAGTATATATCCACAAAGCTTTTTTAGATTAATGAGAAAATAAAAAAACTCCGCTCTTCATCAATAAAGAGCGGAATAATATGCGAATGGTCAAAAATACGGCGCGTTTATTTTTTTCCGGTGCTGCCGAAGCCTCCGGCGGCTCGTTCTGTTTCGTCGAGTTCTTCCGCACGGTCCAGCGTTACCTGCGTTACGGCGGCAAATACCATTTGGGCTATTCTGTCGCCGGGTTCTATTGCAAAATCTTCGTCCCCCAGGTTCGCCAGGATGACGCGTATCTCGCCGCGGTAGTCCGAATCGATAGTGCCCGGGGTGTTGAGCACTGTAACGCCGTGTTTCAGCGCAAGGCCGCTGCGCGGACGAATCTGCGCTTCGCAGCCTTCCGGCATTTCAAGGTAAAGGCCTGTGCCTACGCAGCCACGTTTACCGGCTGGGATGCACGCCGCCTCTTTGGCGCGTATGTCCATGCCGGAGGAGCCGGGAGTTGCGTAAGCGGGGAGGGTTACCCCCTCCTCCGCCTTGATCTTAACTTTCATTTTTTCCATTTTTAGTTCTTGCGGTCTCTCTCAAAGCGGCGCGCGGGCCTGCCGTTCGCGTCGCCTCCGCGGTCTCCGCCTCTATTTCCGCCGCGGTCGTTTCTGTCGCCGCGGGGTCTGTCATGGTCGCCGCGCGGGGCGCCTTCTCTGCGGGGAGCGCCGCCGTCGCCTTTCGGAAACTGCGAGTATCTTTCTTCGCGCTCTTTTTCAGCTGGTACCTGCTCCGCAAAGGCAGGGTCAAGCGCAAGGGTGTCGAGCTGGTCGAGCAGGCGCTTGCGGCTTAAGTTGACGCGGTGCATGTCGTCGATCTCTTTGACCGTTACAAGCACTTTGTCGCCTATCTTAAAGGCGTCCTCAAGCGTGGGCACGCGATAGTTGCTCACTTCGCTTACGTGGAGCATTCCATCTTTGCCGGGGAGCAGTTCTATAAAGACGCCGAAGGAGAGCATCCTTACAACGGTCCCTACGAACGTCTCGCCGACTTCGACTTCGCGGACGAGGTCTTTGATTATTTTGACGGCCATTTCGGCAGCCTCTGTGTTGACCGCGGCAACGCATACGCGTCCGCTGTCCTCAACGTCGATCTTGGCGCCCGTCTGCTGTACTATGCCGCGGATCGTCTTACCGCCGGAGCCGATGACGTCGCGGATCTTTTCGGGATCGATGTTGAACGTGGTGATCTTAGGCGCTGTGGGAGCAAGCTCCGTCCTCGGCGCGTCAATGGCTTTGTCCATGATGTCGAGTATCTCAAAGCGGCCTTTTCTCGCCTGCGCAAGCGCTCTGGTGAGGATGTCGCGGTTTATGCCTCCGGCTTTGTTGTCCATCTGGAGCGCGGTCACGCCGTCGCGCGTACCGGCCACTTTAAAGTCCATGTCGCCGTAATGGTCCTCCAGGCCCTGAATGTCGGTGAGGATGCAGACCTGTCCGTCTTCGGCTACGAGGCCCATTGCGATGCCAGCTACGGCCTTCTTGACGGGAACGCCGGCCGCCATCATGGCGAGGCTGCCGCTGCATACCGATGCCATCGAGCTTGAGCCGTTTGATTCAAGGATGTCGGATACCTGACGCACTACGTATGGGAAGCTGTCTTCGTCGGGGAAGGTTGAGCGCAGCGCGCGTTCCGCGAGGGCGCCGTGTCCTATTTCGCGTCTGCCCGGGCCGCGCATCGGGCGAACTTCGCCTACAGAATAGGGCGGGAAGTTGTAATGAAGGATGAAGCGCTTTGACGGTTCGTCAAGCTTCAGTCCGTCCATCACCTGATCGTCGGAGCCCATCATGCCAAGCGTGGTAACTCCGAGAGACTGAGTTTCGCCGCGTGTAAAGAGCGCGGAGCCGTGGGTCATGGGCAGGATATCCAGCTCGCAGGTTATCGGGCGAAGCTGATCCATTGAACGGCCGTCAGCGCGCATCTGGTCTACGAGCAGCAGCTTGCGCACGGCCTTTTTCACCAGTTCGTCCATTTTAGTGGCGATGTAGCCCGCGGACTCTGGATATTTTTCGGCGAAGGCGTCTTCTGCCTTCTGCTGCGCCGCAGATATCGCGGCTCCGCGAGCCTGTTTCTGGTTTATCTGGACGGCCTGATATATTTCATCTGCAATATTTTGTTCCATCCAGTTGTCTATTTCTTCATTGACCGCGGGTGCGGGAAGCTGCGCCTTGGGCTTGCCTATTTTGGACACTACGCCGTCGATGAAGTCCACTATTTTGCGGACGGCTTCGTTTGCAAGCTCCATAGCGTCTACGAGCAGTTCTTCGGAAACTTCGTGCGCTCCGGCCTCGACCATCGTGATGCCGCCTCTGTGGCCGGCGACTACAAGGTCGAGCGTGCTCTCTGCAAGTTCTGATTCGTCGGGGTTTACAACTAGCTCTCCGTTTATGCAGCCGATGCGGACGGCGCCTATCGGGCCTCCCCACGGGATGTCGGAGATGGCGAGCGTGAGGGACGCGCCGTTTATTCCAAGGATGTTTGCTGGGTTTTTCTGGTCTACTGACATTACCGTCGTCACAACGTGTACGTCGTTTCTCATCCACTCGGGGAAGAGTGAACGAATCGAGCGGTCTATCATACGTCCGCTGAGTATCGCGGATTCGGAGGGGCGGCCTTCGCGTTTGATGAAGCCGCCGGGCACTTTGCCCGCTGAGTAGTAGCGCTCTTCAAAGTCCACGAGCAGCGGGAAGAAATCCAGCCCTTCGCGCGCTTTTTCTGAGAGCACGGAGGTGACGAGCACCTCTGTATCGCCGTGTCTGGCAAGGGTCGAAGCGTTGGCCTGCTTGGCAAGACGGCCGACCTCAAAGGTCATTTTTTTACCGTATAGATCTAACTCAAAAGTTTCTTTCATATTCTTCCTCCTAATTATTGTCTTCACAGTAAGAAGAATAGCACAAAAAAACAAAAAATGGCGAAAGGATACGTCCTTTCGCCATAAAAACTCTTAAATTTGCGTGGTTTTGATTAGTGACGCAGGCCGAGGCGCTGGATAAGCTCCTGATAGCGGTTGAAATCTCTGCTCTTTAGGTACTGGAGCAGCTTGCGGCGCTTTCCGACCATGATGAGGAGGCCGCGGCGGCTGTGGAAGTCCTTTTTGTGGGACCTCATGTGCTCCGTCAGCTCGCGGATACGCGCTGTGAGAATAGCTACCTGGACCTCTGTGGAACCTGTGTCCGCTTCGTGTGTCTTGTACTCTTCGATGATACCCTGTTTCTTTTCCTTTTCGATCATATCGATCACTCCATTCTGGGCCTGTTACGCCCGATTGCCATCAACTCAGGCAGGTGTGAAGACGCCTGTCCGTGTAAAAGGCTCATGTATACTACCAGAAAAGAGATGATCCGGCAACCTCCGCCGCAAGATATTCCCTCCACCTCTCCAACATGCGCAAATATCAAATATTTGACTAATTTTTTAGGAGAAATTATCGTCGTAACGCTCTTTATTTTATGCAAAAATAGTAAATATATGTTATAACTATTGGACAAAGCAGAGGACTCATGGCACTAAAACAGTCCAGACAGACTAACAGTTTCATATTTATAAAGGAGAATTAGTCAATGCCGTCACCGTGGAATTTGCCAAATATGCTCAGTCTTTCGCGTGTCTTCCTCGTACCCGTGATTTTAGTGTTTCTTACGCTCCGCACCCA
This window encodes:
- a CDS encoding polyribonucleotide nucleotidyltransferase; its protein translation is MKETFELDLYGKKMTFEVGRLAKQANASTLARHGDTEVLVTSVLSEKAREGLDFFPLLVDFEERYYSAGKVPGGFIKREGRPSESAILSGRMIDRSIRSLFPEWMRNDVHVVTTVMSVDQKNPANILGINGASLTLAISDIPWGGPIGAVRIGCINGELVVNPDESELAESTLDLVVAGHRGGITMVEAGAHEVSEELLVDAMELANEAVRKIVDFIDGVVSKIGKPKAQLPAPAVNEEIDNWMEQNIADEIYQAVQINQKQARGAAISAAQQKAEDAFAEKYPESAGYIATKMDELVKKAVRKLLLVDQMRADGRSMDQLRPITCELDILPMTHGSALFTRGETQSLGVTTLGMMGSDDQVMDGLKLDEPSKRFILHYNFPPYSVGEVRPMRGPGRREIGHGALAERALRSTFPDEDSFPYVVRQVSDILESNGSSSMASVCSGSLAMMAAGVPVKKAVAGIAMGLVAEDGQVCILTDIQGLEDHYGDMDFKVAGTRDGVTALQMDNKAGGINRDILTRALAQARKGRFEILDIMDKAIDAPRTELAPTAPKITTFNIDPEKIRDVIGSGGKTIRGIVQQTGAKIDVEDSGRVCVAAVNTEAAEMAVKIIKDLVREVEVGETFVGTVVRMLSFGVFIELLPGKDGMLHVSEVSNYRVPTLEDAFKIGDKVLVTVKEIDDMHRVNLSRKRLLDQLDTLALDPAFAEQVPAEKEREERYSQFPKGDGGAPRREGAPRGDHDRPRGDRNDRGGNRGGDRGGDANGRPARRFERDRKN
- the rpsO gene encoding 30S ribosomal protein S15, producing MIEKEKKQGIIEEYKTHEADTGSTEVQVAILTARIRELTEHMRSHKKDFHSRRGLLIMVGKRRKLLQYLKSRDFNRYQELIQRLGLRH
- a CDS encoding BACON domain-containing protein, which translates into the protein MSGFLKNAKGTLVLFLLVFALFLSGGCGGGSSENSAKGASVYVIGELPDGYTELFASADLVCVPYHKDVFHSGGTLLIAPKEMEKISSGDSVAQTIKENCTSNGSVILMSPASGDAARLVSILGMPDEEALLTELPADTLFFGVELEKDGDSHFFCHQQDSDSFDGEASVVSSGIFAVRSGDLYEVISGDELLGAGKAADVTQAPIKITMTDGSVVSCLGLSDGKIGYAVSEDIVVSYDIETEISSDDTGVSSPNLMTGIVNLKNWLLLGDGDDLDVGEPSTETNASFKSASDKAQFDAKKNLITLAKQYKMTLSNNEFGKSFLVNNYIVACHKFEDESSATGGTDYYYIEQRGILDSSGNYVKKWAGWKYTCRLDGKTYRVFQGEVADNYIKKYEMKNTFNAVPIGLAIERNPSPTASNHDNTTTSTMGWNVGGGMSGGYTSANGGGWNLSGSLSFGYSCSDTETFNTKDVEPSLSGLNNSGTVLNWSYDFTAARQNGRAGKWQRLYDGAVLGHTTFTPTNMWIWSVPTSERTKYESFNVNFIPTAESVITRNSGSISPRIITKTGEGTTLTVNFPKPPLLAIENNNVSFGNAPESKIVRIGSQGAWTAAVTAGSEWLSVTQNGGQLYISVMENQSGAARKGSIKITRNNTADNGSIAVTQLITSLSAQ
- the dut gene encoding dUTP diphosphatase — encoded protein: MEKMKVKIKAEEGVTLPAYATPGSSGMDIRAKEAACIPAGKRGCVGTGLYLEMPEGCEAQIRPRSGLALKHGVTVLNTPGTIDSDYRGEIRVILANLGDEDFAIEPGDRIAQMVFAAVTQVTLDRAEELDETERAAGGFGSTGKK